The following are encoded together in the Falsiruegeria litorea R37 genome:
- a CDS encoding vWA domain-containing protein produces MRLPLAFTFLIAAATAPLLAQERPSAILVLDGSGSMWGQIDGTAKITIAQDVVQDLLTALPSEQSLGLTVYGHRRKGDCSDIETLVTPGSGTRDQIADAVRAIKPKGKTPMADAVVAAAQALRHTEEAATVILVSDGIETCAPDVCAVARKLEETGVNFTAHVVGFDVTDPEALAQMQCLADETGGTFRSAANASELAAALTTVAAAPPELEPEPEPITTTFRAVEGYVNTAFDDPVLWSLSSNGAAVFDEVQGNPVEQDLAEGAYVVTAYRLSTETELSRQFVAVGDGPIDVVVSFPKALPKARILAPDSAIAGSTLSVGWGGPNEANDNIQIGPAGEDRYLGYTYTADGNPLDLILPPHAGTYELRYVLNDRQVIATRPITLTEPELAMVHPDTVEAGSSFQVTWTGPDQSGDNIQIGPRGADSYTGYQYTSKGNPVTLIAPAEPGEYEIRYSFRDRENILRTPLTVTATALGLDFPSEVQAGQSFDVVWSGPDQGSDNIQIGPAGTDSYTNYQYTNKGNPVTLIAPAEPGDYEVRYSFRDRENILRVPLKVTAMELSLEFPSSVQGGQTIPVAWVGPNQGGDNIQIGPAGTDQYTHYIYTRDGTTVNLIAPIEPGNYEIRYSFRDRENILRMPVTVTEPDIALTAPETVAPGAQFQVGWTGPDQGGDNIQIGPVDSDSYSNYAYTRGKTPVTLTAPDTPGTYELRYKFRDRVTAMRQTIEVK; encoded by the coding sequence ATGCGCCTGCCCTTAGCATTCACCTTTTTGATCGCAGCGGCGACCGCCCCCCTGCTCGCCCAAGAGCGCCCCTCGGCCATTCTCGTTCTGGACGGGTCAGGTTCCATGTGGGGGCAGATCGATGGCACCGCAAAGATCACCATTGCCCAGGACGTGGTACAAGACTTGTTGACCGCCTTGCCGTCCGAACAGTCTCTGGGGTTGACGGTTTATGGCCATCGTCGCAAGGGCGATTGTTCGGATATCGAAACCCTGGTGACACCCGGTTCGGGAACCCGCGATCAGATTGCAGACGCGGTGCGCGCGATCAAACCCAAAGGCAAGACACCGATGGCTGATGCCGTGGTGGCCGCCGCGCAGGCCTTGCGCCACACGGAAGAGGCCGCGACGGTCATTCTTGTATCCGACGGGATCGAAACCTGCGCACCCGACGTCTGCGCTGTGGCCCGCAAACTCGAAGAGACTGGGGTGAACTTCACCGCTCACGTGGTTGGGTTCGATGTCACTGACCCCGAAGCGTTGGCACAGATGCAATGCCTGGCGGATGAAACCGGAGGGACGTTTCGCAGTGCGGCCAATGCCTCGGAACTGGCTGCGGCTTTGACCACTGTGGCCGCTGCTCCGCCCGAACTTGAGCCTGAGCCTGAGCCGATTACGACCACATTCCGCGCTGTCGAGGGGTACGTAAACACTGCTTTCGACGATCCGGTTCTGTGGTCCCTCAGCAGCAATGGCGCAGCGGTGTTTGACGAGGTTCAAGGCAATCCCGTGGAACAGGATCTGGCAGAGGGAGCATACGTCGTGACGGCCTATCGCTTGAGCACCGAAACCGAACTCAGCCGCCAATTCGTGGCCGTCGGCGATGGTCCGATTGATGTGGTCGTGAGCTTTCCCAAGGCCCTGCCCAAGGCGCGCATCCTTGCGCCGGACAGTGCCATCGCGGGATCCACACTGTCTGTCGGATGGGGAGGTCCGAACGAGGCCAATGACAACATCCAGATTGGTCCCGCAGGTGAAGATCGTTATCTTGGCTACACGTATACCGCCGACGGCAACCCGCTTGATCTGATCCTGCCGCCTCACGCCGGCACCTATGAGTTGCGCTATGTCCTGAACGACCGGCAGGTGATCGCCACGCGCCCCATCACACTGACCGAGCCCGAGTTGGCGATGGTTCACCCGGACACGGTCGAAGCCGGATCCAGTTTTCAGGTGACATGGACCGGTCCCGATCAAAGTGGAGACAACATCCAGATCGGACCGCGTGGCGCCGACAGTTACACCGGCTATCAGTACACCTCAAAGGGCAACCCGGTTACCTTGATCGCTCCGGCCGAGCCGGGCGAGTATGAAATCCGTTACAGTTTCCGCGACCGAGAGAACATCTTGCGCACGCCGTTGACGGTAACAGCCACGGCGCTTGGATTGGATTTCCCGTCCGAAGTGCAAGCAGGACAGAGCTTTGACGTTGTCTGGAGCGGTCCGGACCAGGGAAGCGACAACATCCAGATCGGCCCAGCAGGGACGGACAGCTACACCAACTACCAATACACCAACAAAGGTAACCCGGTCACCCTGATCGCGCCCGCCGAACCGGGGGACTACGAAGTGCGCTACAGCTTCCGCGATCGCGAGAACATCCTGCGTGTCCCCCTCAAGGTAACAGCGATGGAATTGAGCCTGGAGTTTCCATCCTCCGTCCAGGGTGGGCAAACCATTCCAGTGGCATGGGTCGGCCCCAATCAGGGCGGCGACAACATCCAGATCGGGCCAGCCGGTACGGATCAATACACCCACTACATTTACACACGCGATGGCACCACCGTGAACCTTATCGCCCCAATCGAGCCGGGCAACTATGAGATCCGCTACAGCTTTCGAGACCGTGAGAATATCCTGCGGATGCCAGTAACGGTGACAGAGCCGGACATTGCCCTGACTGCGCCCGAAACCGTGGCACCTGGGGCGCAGTTTCAGGTGGGCTGGACAGGTCCGGATCAGGGGGGCGACAACATCCAGATCGGACCGGTCGATTCCGACAGCTACTCCAACTATGCCTACACGCGTGGTAAGACACCGGTGACGCTGACCGCACCCGATACGCCCGGCACCTACGAGCTGCGCTACAAGTTCCGCGACAGAGTGACGGCGATGCGGCAGACCATCGAGGTGAAATAA
- the lpdA gene encoding dihydrolipoyl dehydrogenase — protein sequence MAAKSFDLIVIGAGPGGYVAAIRGAQLGLKVAVVEREHLGGICLNWGCIPTKALLRSSEVFHLMERAKDFGLKAENIGYDLDAVVKRSRGVAAQLSGGIGHLLKKNKVSVVMGEATIPAKGKVSVKTDKGAEELTAKNIILATGARARELPGLEADGDLVWTYKHALDPVRMPKKLLVIGSGAIGIEFASFYNTLGADTTVVEVMDRVLPVEDAEISAFAKKSFVKQGMKIMEKAMVKQLDRGKGKVTAHIEVGGKVEKHDFDTVISAVGIVGNVEGLGLEALGVKIDRTHVVTDEFCRTGVDGLYAIGDIAGAPWLAHKASHEGVMVADLIAGKHAHPVKPESIAGCTYCHPQVASVGYTEAKAKELGYDIKVGRFPFIGNGKAIALGEAEGMVKTIFDAKTGELLGAHMVGAEVTEMIQGYVVGRQLETTEEDLMNTVFPHPTLSEMMHESVLDAYDRVIHM from the coding sequence ATGGCTGCGAAATCCTTTGATCTGATTGTTATTGGTGCCGGTCCCGGCGGCTATGTTGCGGCCATTCGTGGTGCGCAACTGGGCCTGAAGGTGGCCGTGGTCGAACGCGAACACCTGGGCGGCATCTGCTTGAACTGGGGCTGTATCCCGACCAAGGCGCTGCTGCGCTCGTCCGAGGTGTTCCACCTGATGGAACGCGCCAAGGACTTTGGCCTCAAGGCAGAGAACATCGGCTATGACCTGGACGCTGTTGTCAAACGTTCGCGCGGGGTGGCGGCGCAGCTGTCGGGCGGCATTGGCCACCTGCTGAAAAAGAACAAGGTCTCCGTGGTGATGGGTGAGGCGACGATCCCTGCCAAGGGCAAGGTATCGGTCAAGACCGACAAGGGCGCTGAGGAGCTGACCGCCAAGAACATCATCCTGGCCACCGGCGCGCGGGCGCGCGAGCTGCCGGGGCTTGAGGCCGACGGCGATCTGGTCTGGACCTACAAGCATGCGCTGGACCCGGTGCGCATGCCCAAGAAACTGCTGGTGATCGGCTCGGGTGCCATCGGCATCGAATTCGCCAGCTTCTACAACACGCTTGGCGCCGACACGACCGTAGTCGAGGTGATGGACCGCGTGCTGCCCGTCGAAGACGCCGAGATCAGCGCCTTTGCCAAGAAGTCTTTTGTCAAACAGGGCATGAAGATCATGGAAAAAGCCATGGTCAAACAGCTTGACCGGGGCAAGGGCAAGGTCACCGCGCATATCGAAGTGGGCGGCAAGGTCGAGAAACACGACTTTGACACGGTGATTTCCGCCGTTGGCATCGTTGGCAACGTCGAGGGGCTGGGGCTCGAGGCGCTTGGCGTCAAGATCGACCGCACCCATGTCGTGACGGATGAATTCTGCCGCACCGGCGTTGACGGCCTCTATGCCATTGGCGACATCGCGGGCGCGCCCTGGCTGGCGCACAAGGCGAGCCACGAGGGCGTCATGGTTGCCGATCTGATCGCGGGCAAACACGCGCACCCCGTTAAACCCGAAAGCATCGCAGGCTGCACCTATTGCCACCCGCAGGTCGCGTCGGTCGGCTATACCGAGGCCAAGGCGAAAGAACTGGGTTATGACATCAAGGTCGGTCGCTTCCCCTTTATTGGCAACGGTAAGGCGATTGCACTGGGCGAGGCCGAAGGCATGGTCAAGACCATCTTCGATGCCAAGACCGGCGAGCTTTTGGGCGCCCATATGGTCGGCGCCGAGGTGACCGAGATGATCCAAGGCTATGTGGTGGGCCGCCAGTTGGAGACCACCGAAGAGGATCTGATGAACACGGTCTTCCCGCACCCGACCCTGTCCGAGATGATGCACGAAAGCGTTCTGGACGCTTATGATCGCGTCATCCACATGTGA
- a CDS encoding DUF924 family protein encodes MVGPEDILSFWLDEVGPAGWYVQDDALDAQITEKFKSTWEAACEGRFSMWLTYPSGALAYIILTDQFPRNMFRGDARAFKTDKAALAAAKCAVDKKWDMRIDEPARQFFYLPMMHSENLCDQERCVRLLCERMPENGASNMLHARAHREVIRQFGRFPYRNDALHRTPTAQEAMYVSDGGYGQTVRQMQAAS; translated from the coding sequence ATGGTTGGTCCCGAAGATATTCTGAGTTTCTGGCTGGATGAAGTTGGTCCGGCTGGGTGGTATGTACAAGACGACGCGCTTGATGCCCAAATCACCGAAAAGTTCAAATCGACGTGGGAGGCCGCCTGTGAAGGTCGCTTCTCGATGTGGTTGACCTATCCAAGCGGTGCTTTGGCCTACATCATCCTCACGGATCAGTTCCCACGGAACATGTTCCGCGGCGATGCCCGTGCATTCAAAACCGACAAGGCGGCTCTGGCGGCAGCCAAATGCGCGGTTGATAAGAAGTGGGACATGCGCATCGACGAACCAGCGCGGCAGTTCTTTTATCTGCCGATGATGCATTCAGAGAACCTGTGTGATCAGGAACGCTGTGTGCGTCTGCTGTGCGAACGCATGCCGGAAAATGGTGCCAGCAACATGCTGCACGCCCGGGCGCATCGCGAAGTGATCCGCCAGTTCGGCCGGTTCCCGTATCGCAACGATGCGCTGCACCGGACGCCGACCGCGCAAGAGGCCATGTATGTCTCGGACGGTGGGTACGGTCAGACCGTGCGTCAGATGCAGGCAGCAAGTTAA
- a CDS encoding MFS transporter has product MLQVLSSAWALLLGICLLLVGNGLQGTLLGVRGEIEGFSTFEMSIVMSAYFIGFLGGSRMAPQLIRRVGHVRVFAALASFISAVMILYPALPNMWVWILGRVIIGFCFSGVYVTAESWLNNAADNSNRGKALSLYMIVQMIGIISAQGLIQIGDPGGYEAFIIASILVSISFGPILLSISPTPAFDTTKPMTLRELMKISPLGCVGMFLLGGIFSAQFGMSAVYGATIGLSLTNLSLFIATFYIGALFLQYPLGWISDRMDRRFLIMGVAAVGGSAAVVGMMFGDQFSMLLVSAFVIGGMSNPLYSLLIAYTNDYLDHDDMAAASGGLVFINGLGAIAGPMITGWLMGDALLGPPGFFAFMAALLAVMAVYALYRTTQRAAIPVEETGSFTVMTPTSTPVAVEFAQEVAIEAELEEQEAQ; this is encoded by the coding sequence ATGCTTCAGGTTCTTTCCAGCGCATGGGCGCTGCTTCTGGGTATTTGTCTGCTGCTCGTGGGCAACGGGTTGCAAGGCACCCTGCTGGGGGTGCGTGGCGAGATCGAAGGGTTTTCCACCTTCGAGATGTCGATTGTGATGTCAGCCTATTTCATCGGCTTCCTGGGCGGGTCGCGCATGGCACCGCAGCTGATCCGGCGGGTTGGGCACGTGCGGGTGTTCGCGGCGCTGGCCTCGTTCATCTCTGCCGTCATGATCCTCTATCCCGCTTTGCCCAACATGTGGGTCTGGATCTTGGGGCGCGTGATCATCGGGTTCTGTTTCTCGGGCGTGTATGTGACCGCTGAAAGCTGGCTGAACAACGCAGCCGACAATTCGAACCGGGGCAAGGCGCTGTCGCTTTACATGATCGTGCAGATGATCGGTATCATCTCTGCCCAGGGCTTGATCCAGATCGGCGATCCCGGCGGGTATGAGGCGTTCATCATCGCCTCGATCCTGGTTTCGATCTCATTCGGCCCGATTTTGCTGTCGATTTCACCCACGCCTGCCTTTGACACCACCAAACCGATGACCCTGCGCGAGCTCATGAAAATCTCGCCTCTGGGCTGCGTTGGCATGTTCTTGCTGGGGGGCATCTTCTCGGCTCAGTTCGGTATGAGCGCGGTTTATGGCGCCACGATTGGTCTATCGCTGACCAACTTGTCGCTGTTTATCGCGACCTTCTACATCGGTGCGTTGTTTCTACAGTATCCGCTGGGATGGATCAGTGACCGAATGGACCGGCGCTTCTTGATTATGGGAGTTGCGGCCGTAGGGGGGTCAGCTGCGGTCGTCGGCATGATGTTTGGGGATCAGTTTTCCATGCTGTTGGTGTCGGCCTTTGTAATTGGCGGCATGTCAAACCCGCTCTATTCGCTACTGATTGCCTATACCAACGACTATCTGGATCACGATGACATGGCTGCGGCTTCGGGTGGGCTGGTGTTCATCAACGGTCTGGGGGCCATCGCGGGCCCGATGATCACAGGTTGGCTCATGGGTGACGCCTTGCTGGGACCGCCGGGCTTTTTCGCCTTTATGGCGGCTCTGCTGGCGGTCATGGCCGTTTACGCTCTGTATCGCACCACACAGCGCGCTGCGATCCCGGTCGAGGAAACGGGCAGCTTCACCGTCATGACGCCAACGTCAACGCCGGTAGCGGTTGAATTTGCGCAAGAAGTCGCCATCGAGGCCGAATTGGAGGAGCAAGAAGCGCAATAA
- the queA gene encoding tRNA preQ1(34) S-adenosylmethionine ribosyltransferase-isomerase QueA, which translates to MKLSEFDFDLPDGLIATRPAQPRTSARLLVAEGDAITDSVVRDLTGWLRPGDRLVLNDTRVIPARLSGRRHRDSAQGPVSAKIEVTLLDPAADGCWSALIKPLKKVKPGEVIVFSDDLSAELVGIEDGQGRLRFNLTGDDFDTALAQAGAMPLPPYIAAKRPADERDKTDYQTVWAKNSGAVAAPTASLHFDDSLLSQLHEMGVGFTYVTLHVGAGTFLPVKVEDVTTHKMHSEWGHVSPQAVTEIEATKAAGGRVIPVGTTALRLIESAAQTGRLKPWEGDTDIFIYPGFEFHVTDALMTNFHLPKSTLLMLVSALMGQERMKRVYDHAVQSEYRFFSYGDASLLIPA; encoded by the coding sequence ATGAAACTGAGCGAATTTGATTTCGACCTGCCCGATGGGCTTATCGCAACCCGACCGGCGCAGCCGCGAACTTCGGCCCGCCTGCTGGTGGCCGAAGGTGACGCGATCACGGATTCGGTGGTCCGCGATCTGACCGGGTGGCTGCGCCCCGGTGATCGGTTGGTACTGAACGACACCCGTGTGATCCCTGCGCGCCTGAGCGGCCGCCGCCATCGCGACAGCGCGCAGGGGCCGGTGTCGGCCAAGATCGAGGTGACGTTGCTGGATCCGGCGGCTGATGGCTGCTGGTCGGCTTTGATCAAACCGCTGAAAAAAGTGAAGCCGGGTGAGGTCATTGTCTTCTCGGACGACCTGTCAGCCGAACTGGTTGGCATCGAAGACGGGCAGGGCCGACTGCGGTTCAACCTGACCGGGGATGACTTTGATACGGCTTTGGCGCAGGCCGGGGCCATGCCGCTGCCGCCCTATATCGCCGCCAAGCGCCCGGCGGACGAGCGGGACAAAACCGACTATCAAACGGTTTGGGCCAAGAACTCGGGCGCTGTGGCGGCTCCGACGGCCTCGTTGCATTTTGACGATTCATTGCTGTCGCAGCTGCACGAGATGGGGGTTGGGTTCACCTATGTGACGCTACACGTGGGGGCGGGCACCTTTCTGCCGGTCAAGGTCGAGGATGTAACAACCCACAAGATGCATTCCGAATGGGGCCATGTCAGCCCCCAGGCCGTGACCGAGATCGAGGCCACCAAGGCCGCGGGCGGCCGCGTGATCCCTGTAGGCACAACCGCCCTGCGCCTGATCGAAAGTGCTGCTCAAACCGGCAGGTTGAAACCGTGGGAAGGCGACACGGACATCTTCATCTATCCGGGGTTCGAATTTCATGTCACCGACGCGCTGATGACCAACTTTCACCTGCCCAAATCGACGCTTTTGATGTTGGTGTCGGCGCTGATGGGGCAAGAGCGGATGAAACGCGTTTACGATCACGCGGTGCAATCCGAGTACCGCTTCTTTTCATATGGCGACGCGTCGCTTTTGATCCCGGCTTAG